TAAAGGATAGATAGTTCGTTTTAGAATCGTAAATTGATAAACAAAACAAGTTCCCAAAACTATCACATAACAAATCCATAATGGAACGGTTCCGAACAAGACAATTCCTATAAACGAAAAAAGCCCCATCAAAATATCCGGATAAAACGGATCCGACTTTCGAAAAAAACCAATCTTAGTAGCTAAGAGATAATCAGGCATTTTGATTCTCCCGGACTCTACTTTTTACTTCTCGAATTTTATTTCTGATAGAAATTCCGGAAGGGCAAAGATAAGTACAAATCCCACATTCGATACAAGCGTCCGTAAAAAATTTTCCCTGTCCGTTAACTAGAGAAATCGGATTACATTCTAAAGGGCAATTATAAGTGCATTCTCCGCATTCTATACAAGGAAGTTCGTTCCGCTCCTGAATTTTACCAGAAACGAATATAATAGAATGATGTTTATAAATATCTAAGAAATATTCCTCGGACGAAGAATGAAATTCTCCGCCGTCAAAAAAGGAATTAAAAGTGAAGTTAGGATACTCTTTCTTTTTTTCAGAAAGTAAAAAGCCGAGACTTTGGCCATCTCTGAACTTAATTGGGGATTCTTCTTTTTTAAGACCACCGTTTTTTCCCACATAGTAGATCGTGATATGTCTTTCTATATATGGGATTTTTTTGAATAAGGCTCTGTAAAGATGATAGAGAGTTTCCGGTCCGAGATAAAGGATTTTTTCTTTTTGGAATACCTTTCCGGATAGAGCCTTTTTTACAAAATACTGCGGGTATCCTAGCGGGTATTCGTATTTTCGAAAAGGAACCGGAGACAGTATATAGTCTTTAATGAAAGCCTCCGGAAACCATACTTTCAAATATTCTAAAAATTGAATATGCAGTTCTTTGCATTCTTCTAAAAGAATTTTTTGAAAATCGACTGACTGGGTTTTGATATACGGAGAAAGTACAATCAAAGAGGACTGAAACGTTTTAAAAAGAGAAGATAAGGTTGTATTTGGAAAATCGAGAGAGACAAGTCCGAGTTCGTCCATTCTCTGTAAGGCTTGGTCTAATTTCAAAGAAGGATCAATTTTGGTTTCACCGGACAATTGAAAACTTCCGTCTTGTACGATTCGGATCTTTGTAGAATGTTCTCCCTGAATGAGACTCGCGATTCCGTCTACAGGAGATAAAAGTGTTCCGACAGACTGCCTAACGAGTGGTTCTCCTGCAAATACTCGGGTGGGAAATTCTTTTAGATAGAGGGCTCCCAATTCGGGAAATAACGTGAATGGTTCTTCCAG
The nucleotide sequence above comes from Leptospira kirschneri serovar Cynopteri str. 3522 CT. Encoded proteins:
- a CDS encoding 4Fe-4S dicluster domain-containing protein, which codes for MKPSAFTLKPGLVHGKFSRKTVLEEPFTLFPELGALYLKEFPTRVFAGEPLVRQSVGTLLSPVDGIASLIQGEHSTKIRIVQDGSFQLSGETKIDPSLKLDQALQRMDELGLVSLDFPNTTLSSLFKTFQSSLIVLSPYIKTQSVDFQKILLEECKELHIQFLEYLKVWFPEAFIKDYILSPVPFRKYEYPLGYPQYFVKKALSGKVFQKEKILYLGPETLYHLYRALFKKIPYIERHITIYYVGKNGGLKKEESPIKFRDGQSLGFLLSEKKKEYPNFTFNSFFDGGEFHSSSEEYFLDIYKHHSIIFVSGKIQERNELPCIECGECTYNCPLECNPISLVNGQGKFFTDACIECGICTYLCPSGISIRNKIREVKSRVRENQNA